From Coffea arabica cultivar ET-39 chromosome 2e, Coffea Arabica ET-39 HiFi, whole genome shotgun sequence, the proteins below share one genomic window:
- the LOC113731122 gene encoding probable ribonuclease P/MRP protein subunit POP5 yields MVGFKNRYLVMEVFLDPNKDLAADEPIIITQFNLSKAIKDSILTNFGECGLASSLNSFQVKYVNPITKLCIIRASREDHQKVWAAIAMVRSIGNCPVTFSLLDISGSINACKKAALKCDELKFEQYKLMAQVQTTDDILQQMQNCLEKIKVLEH; encoded by the exons ATGGTGGGCTTTAAGAATAGATACTTGGTGATGGAGGTGTTTCTGGATCCAAATAAAGACCTTGCAGCTGATGAACCCATTATTATTACTCAGTTTAATTTGTCCAAAGCCATCAAAGATAGCATTCTTACGAATTTTGGTGAATGTGGCTTGGCCTCGTCGCTTAATTCATTTCAAG TAAAATACGTGAATCCTATTACAAAGCTCTGTATCATCAGAGCCTCAAGGGAGGATCATCAAAAAGTTTGGGCTGCAATTGCCATGGTTAGGAGTATAGGGAATTGCCCTGTGACTTTCAGCTTACTTGATATAAGCG GAAGTATCAATGCTTGCAAAAAAGCTGCTTTGAAGTGTGACGAATTGAAGTTTGAGCAATACAAGTTAATGGCCCAAGTCCAAACAACAGATGACATCCTTCAACAGATGCAGAACTGTCTTGAAAAGATCAAAGTCTTGGAGCACTAA
- the LOC113729705 gene encoding monothiol glutaredoxin-S2-like has protein sequence MGMVKKLGSENPVVIFSKSNCGMCHTIKTLINNFGANPKVYEIDQHQDGQKMERELLRLGQEPSVPTVFIGKEMIGGSDEVIGLNVKGELKPLLIRAKAIWI, from the coding sequence ATGGGCATGGTTAAAAAGTTGGGGTCTGAAAATCCTGTGGTTATCTTCAGCAAAAGCAATTGTGGTATGTGCCACACCATTAAGACACTAATAAACAATTTTGGGGCAAATCCTAAAGTTTATGAGATTGATCAACATCAAGATGGTCAGAAAATGGAAAGGGAACTGCTACGTCTAGGACAAGAGCCAAGTGTGCCTACTGTTTTCATAGGCAAAGAGATGATCGGTGGCTCTGATGAGGTGATAGGCCTCAATGTCAAAGGCGAGCTGAAGCCACTGCTTATAAGGGCCAAAGCTATATGGATATAG